Proteins found in one Amycolatopsis aidingensis genomic segment:
- a CDS encoding TerC/Alx family metal homeostasis membrane protein — MTTDIVLAAPLETIGTWQLWAISIAALLTLLTLDFALTHRPHEVSMREAVGWSVFYLLLPVVFGFYLFADYGGTVATEFFTGFVVEKSLSVDNLFVFILLLPAFGVPKTLEQRVLLFGIVGALVLRGIFIALGAAALQSGTWAFLLFGGILLLTAVKTFKDALAGQNAGDRTESSEADVSDMRSIRFIRRALPVTPEYRGTSLFGRHDGKLALTPLAAVIVAVFATDVVFAVDSVPAVYGITNDPYLVFSTNAFALLGLRALYFVLQGVLSKLAYLHHGLAIILGFIGIKLVLHWAHETWEQVPSVPTWLSLVVIVLVLAVVTLASLRARARH, encoded by the coding sequence GTGACCACCGATATCGTGCTCGCCGCACCCCTGGAGACCATCGGGACCTGGCAGCTGTGGGCCATCTCTATCGCGGCCCTGCTGACCCTGCTCACCCTGGACTTCGCGCTGACCCACCGGCCGCATGAGGTGTCCATGCGCGAGGCGGTCGGGTGGTCGGTCTTCTACTTGCTGCTGCCGGTGGTGTTCGGGTTCTACCTTTTCGCCGACTACGGCGGCACCGTCGCGACCGAGTTCTTCACCGGCTTCGTGGTGGAGAAGTCGCTCTCGGTGGACAACCTGTTCGTCTTCATCCTGCTGCTGCCCGCGTTCGGGGTGCCGAAGACGCTGGAGCAGCGGGTCCTGTTGTTCGGCATCGTGGGCGCGCTCGTACTACGCGGCATCTTCATCGCGCTCGGCGCGGCCGCCCTGCAGTCCGGGACCTGGGCCTTCCTGCTCTTCGGCGGGATTCTGCTGCTCACCGCGGTCAAGACGTTCAAGGACGCGCTGGCGGGCCAGAACGCGGGCGACCGCACCGAGTCCAGCGAGGCCGACGTCTCCGACATGCGCTCCATCCGGTTCATCCGCAGGGCGCTTCCGGTGACCCCGGAGTACCGCGGCACCAGCCTGTTCGGCCGGCACGATGGCAAACTCGCCCTCACCCCGCTCGCGGCGGTCATCGTGGCGGTGTTCGCAACCGACGTGGTGTTCGCCGTGGACTCGGTACCCGCCGTCTACGGCATCACCAACGACCCCTACCTGGTGTTCAGCACCAACGCCTTCGCGCTACTCGGCCTGCGCGCGCTCTACTTCGTGCTGCAGGGCGTGCTGAGCAAGCTGGCGTACCTGCACCACGGGCTGGCGATCATCCTGGGCTTCATCGGGATCAAGCTGGTACTGCACTGGGCGCACGAGACCTGGGAGCAGGTGCCGTCCGTGCCTACCTGGCTCTCCCTGGTGGTCATCGTGCTGGTACTGGCCGTGGTCACCCTCGCCAGCCTGCGCGCCAGGGCCCGCCACTGA
- a CDS encoding thiamine pyrophosphate-binding protein: MPHSRAHQGVRTGAQHLADALTELGVEVAFGLPGVHNLPVWEALAATGIRLIGVRHEQAAAYAADGYARATGRLGVAVVTTGPGAANTLAGVGEAMASASPVLVLATDIPSALRTPGVVRGVLHECRDQQAMFAPVTKQAHTIGSAGEIAPAVRAAASMALLPQSGPVYLGIPADHLRQQAARHPDAETRTDRFPAVGLAEIERARRSLAGARRPLVWAGGGALRAGAGPVLGELAEKLAAPVITTFGARGVLPPGHPCLAPNPVHAPEVGELWDEADVVLGVGTDFDGLMTQNWLMPPPPTLITVNVDAADAAKNYRPQQSLVGDARDLVRELGAGLAPRPGRPELTARLERIGARVWRRVRQEEPQAAEFLAALRETLPDASRLVTDMCVAGYWIGGFHRVPAPRALAYPMGWGTLGFGFPAALGSAVAGGGRVVCVSGDGGFLYGCGELATLAQEQLPVTVILVDDAGYGMLRHDQDLAGLPHRGVDLVTPDFVGLARSFGVHADRVDGFGRAFRRLLREFTSAAEPNILVVSAALRPPLNTSPRWYRKQAG; the protein is encoded by the coding sequence GTGCCGCACAGCAGAGCACACCAGGGAGTGCGCACCGGGGCACAGCATCTGGCGGACGCGCTCACCGAGCTCGGTGTCGAGGTCGCCTTCGGGCTGCCGGGAGTGCACAACCTGCCGGTATGGGAGGCGCTGGCGGCGACCGGCATCCGGCTGATCGGCGTGCGGCACGAGCAGGCCGCCGCCTACGCGGCCGACGGTTACGCCCGGGCCACCGGCAGGCTCGGCGTCGCCGTCGTCACCACCGGACCCGGCGCGGCCAACACCCTCGCCGGAGTCGGCGAGGCCATGGCCTCGGCCAGCCCGGTACTGGTACTCGCCACCGACATTCCCTCGGCCCTGCGCACACCCGGGGTGGTGCGGGGCGTGCTGCACGAGTGCCGGGACCAGCAGGCCATGTTCGCGCCGGTCACCAAGCAGGCGCACACCATCGGCTCGGCCGGGGAGATCGCGCCCGCCGTGCGCGCGGCGGCCAGCATGGCCCTGCTGCCCCAGAGCGGCCCGGTCTACCTCGGCATTCCAGCCGATCATCTGCGCCAGCAGGCGGCCCGGCACCCGGACGCCGAGACCCGCACCGACCGGTTCCCCGCCGTCGGCCTTGCCGAGATCGAGCGGGCCCGGCGGAGTTTGGCCGGTGCGCGCCGCCCGCTGGTGTGGGCGGGCGGCGGCGCCCTGCGTGCCGGGGCGGGGCCGGTGCTCGGCGAGCTGGCGGAGAAGCTGGCCGCGCCGGTGATCACCACCTTCGGTGCCCGTGGCGTGCTTCCGCCGGGGCATCCGTGCCTGGCCCCGAACCCGGTGCACGCGCCCGAGGTCGGCGAGCTGTGGGACGAGGCGGACGTGGTGCTGGGTGTCGGCACCGACTTCGACGGCCTGATGACCCAGAACTGGCTGATGCCACCGCCACCCACCCTGATCACGGTCAATGTGGACGCCGCGGACGCGGCCAAGAACTACCGGCCCCAGCAGAGCCTGGTCGGCGATGCCAGGGATCTCGTGCGCGAGCTCGGGGCGGGTCTCGCGCCGCGGCCCGGCCGCCCCGAGCTGACCGCGCGGCTGGAGCGGATCGGCGCCAGGGTGTGGCGCCGGGTGCGCCAGGAGGAGCCGCAGGCCGCGGAGTTCCTTGCCGCGCTACGGGAGACCCTGCCCGATGCCAGCAGGCTGGTCACCGACATGTGCGTCGCGGGCTACTGGATCGGCGGGTTTCACCGGGTGCCTGCGCCGCGCGCCCTGGCCTATCCGATGGGCTGGGGCACCCTCGGGTTCGGCTTTCCCGCCGCGCTGGGCAGCGCCGTGGCCGGTGGTGGGCGGGTGGTCTGCGTCAGCGGCGACGGCGGGTTCCTGTACGGCTGTGGCGAGCTGGCCACCCTGGCCCAGGAGCAGCTGCCGGTGACGGTGATCCTGGTCGACGACGCCGGCTACGGGATGTTGCGGCACGACCAGGACCTGGCCGGCCTCCCGCATCGCGGGGTGGACCTTGTCACCCCGGACTTCGTGGGCCTCGCCCGCTCCTTCGGCGTGCACGCCGACCGGGTGGACGGCTTCGGCCGGGCCTTTCGCAGGCTGCTGCGCGAGTTCACCAGTGCCGCGGAACCCAACATCCTGGTGGTGAGCGCGGCGCTGCGGCCGCCGTTGAACACCTCGCCCCGTTGGTACCGGAAGCAGGCGGGATAA
- the ltrA gene encoding group II intron reverse transcriptase/maturase, translating to MPEEASPVNIGDLLLVPFTAGQRVLGMQTKLHRWAAADPGRRFDDLYNLVADPAFLAVAWERVSGNTGARSAGVDRRTVRSITDSALGVVGLLEEIRADLKARTFRPLPVRERHIPKAGGKTRRLGIPTVTDRVVQASLKLVLEPIFEAGFQSSSYGFRPRRRAQDAIEEIRKHAREGYEWVFEGDITACFDEIDHTALLGLVRRRVKDKRILELIKAFLRAGILSEDGPDRDTHTGTPQGGILSPLLANIALSELDDYFHQLWENHKNATNRQRHRERGGATFRLTRYADDFVVMVNGTREHTESLWGEIEAILAGIGLRLAPEKTGIAHIDEGFDFLGFRIQRYRQYGSDRRLIYTLPSKKSMTSIKRKIKTVTKRITHQDADQLFRQLGTMTRGWAQYFRHGSSSKAYHHLQDYLWWRVWEWLKNKHPRTSKRDIINRYYNRWWPEYNGVELWRPTTMTIQRYRYRGNQISTPWDKPAITAT from the coding sequence ATGCCAGAAGAGGCCTCACCGGTGAACATCGGTGATCTGCTGCTGGTGCCGTTCACGGCAGGGCAGCGGGTACTGGGAATGCAGACGAAACTGCACCGTTGGGCGGCGGCCGATCCCGGTCGCCGGTTTGATGATCTCTACAACCTCGTGGCCGACCCCGCGTTCCTCGCCGTGGCGTGGGAGCGGGTGTCAGGGAACACCGGAGCACGCAGCGCGGGCGTCGATCGCCGAACGGTGCGGTCGATCACCGACTCGGCGCTGGGTGTGGTCGGGTTGTTGGAGGAAATCCGCGCCGATCTGAAAGCGCGGACGTTCCGTCCGCTCCCGGTCCGGGAACGACACATCCCCAAAGCCGGTGGGAAGACCCGTCGGCTGGGGATACCGACCGTGACCGATCGGGTCGTTCAAGCCTCGCTGAAGCTGGTCCTGGAACCGATCTTCGAGGCCGGGTTCCAGTCCTCCAGCTATGGTTTCCGGCCCAGGCGCCGGGCCCAGGACGCCATCGAAGAAATCCGCAAACATGCCCGTGAGGGCTACGAATGGGTCTTCGAGGGCGACATCACCGCCTGCTTCGACGAGATCGACCACACCGCCCTGCTGGGTTTGGTGCGGCGACGCGTCAAGGACAAGCGGATTCTGGAACTCATCAAGGCGTTCCTGCGCGCCGGAATCCTCAGCGAGGATGGTCCTGACCGGGACACCCATACCGGAACCCCGCAGGGCGGCATCCTGTCGCCTCTGCTGGCCAACATCGCCCTCTCCGAGCTGGACGACTATTTCCACCAGTTGTGGGAGAACCACAAGAACGCCACCAACCGGCAACGGCACCGTGAACGCGGCGGTGCGACGTTCCGCCTGACCCGATACGCCGACGACTTCGTCGTCATGGTCAACGGAACCCGGGAACACACGGAATCCTTGTGGGGCGAGATCGAGGCGATCCTGGCCGGGATCGGGCTACGGCTCGCACCCGAGAAAACCGGAATCGCCCACATCGACGAGGGGTTCGACTTCCTCGGGTTCCGCATCCAGCGGTATCGCCAATATGGAAGCGATCGGCGACTGATCTACACCCTCCCCTCGAAGAAGTCGATGACTTCGATCAAGCGGAAGATCAAGACAGTTACCAAACGGATCACCCATCAGGACGCGGACCAACTGTTCCGGCAACTCGGAACGATGACCCGCGGATGGGCCCAGTACTTCCGGCACGGCTCTTCCAGCAAGGCCTACCACCACCTGCAAGACTACCTGTGGTGGCGGGTCTGGGAATGGCTGAAGAACAAACACCCCCGTACCAGTAAACGGGACATCATAAACCGTTACTACAACCGGTGGTGGCCGGAATATAACGGTGTCGAACTATGGAGACCCACAACGATGACCATCCAACGTTATCGCTACCGAGGAAACCAAATCTCGACACCCTGGGACAAACCAGCCATAACGGCAACCTAA
- a CDS encoding putative hydro-lyase yields MSGALSPARLRQRCRSGSWTGATAGACAGYLQANLVILGERDAAGFARLCRANPTPLPLLERTEPGEYTGLRTAPGADIRTDAPAYHVHRHGLFEAEVTSIEEFWRTDFVTFLLGCSYTAEAALLAAGVRLRHVAEGVVPPMFVTDLGCEPAGGFHGPMVVSMRPIEREQLAEAVAVTGEYPLAHGGPVHIGDPAEIGIADLTTPDWGDPMVPLATEVAVFWACGVTPQAVIRAAAPELAITHAPGRMFVTDVPAAEIRGRHEFG; encoded by the coding sequence ATGAGCGGCGCCCTGTCCCCAGCGCGGCTGCGGCAACGGTGCCGTTCCGGTTCCTGGACCGGCGCCACCGCGGGTGCGTGCGCAGGGTACCTGCAGGCGAACCTGGTGATCCTTGGCGAGCGGGATGCGGCGGGCTTCGCGCGGCTGTGCCGGGCGAACCCGACCCCGCTGCCGCTGCTGGAGCGGACGGAGCCGGGGGAGTACACCGGGCTGCGCACGGCGCCCGGCGCCGACATCCGCACCGACGCCCCCGCCTACCACGTGCACCGGCACGGGTTGTTCGAGGCCGAGGTGACCTCGATCGAGGAATTCTGGCGGACGGACTTCGTGACCTTCCTGCTCGGATGCAGTTACACGGCCGAGGCCGCGCTGCTGGCCGCCGGGGTGCGGTTGCGGCACGTGGCGGAGGGCGTGGTGCCTCCGATGTTCGTCACCGATCTCGGCTGCGAGCCCGCGGGCGGGTTCCACGGCCCGATGGTGGTTTCCATGCGGCCGATCGAGCGGGAGCAACTCGCCGAGGCGGTGGCCGTCACCGGGGAGTACCCGCTGGCGCATGGTGGACCGGTGCACATCGGCGACCCCGCCGAGATCGGCATCGCGGATCTCACCACCCCGGACTGGGGCGATCCGATGGTTCCGCTGGCCACCGAGGTCGCCGTGTTCTGGGCCTGCGGGGTCACCCCGCAGGCGGTGATCAGGGCGGCCGCGCCGGAGCTTGCCATCACGCATGCCCCTGGCCGGATGTTCGTCACCGACGTGCCTGCCGCCGAGATCCGCGGCCGTCACGAGTTCGGGTAG
- a CDS encoding MmcQ/YjbR family DNA-binding protein: MSHDRLESLRRICLALPEVTERLSHGEPTWFIRGKKTFVMYADHHHDDRLGFWCPAPPGVQEELVAQEPERFYRPPYVGHRGWLGVRLDVDVDWAEITEIVTDAYRMVAPKKLVAQLDDPAPA, from the coding sequence ATGTCTCACGATCGACTTGAGTCATTACGACGCATCTGCCTGGCTTTGCCGGAGGTCACCGAGCGGCTGAGCCACGGCGAGCCGACCTGGTTCATCCGCGGCAAGAAGACCTTCGTGATGTACGCCGACCATCATCACGACGATCGGCTGGGCTTCTGGTGCCCGGCCCCGCCCGGAGTGCAGGAGGAGCTGGTGGCGCAGGAACCGGAGCGGTTCTACCGGCCGCCATACGTGGGGCACCGGGGCTGGCTGGGCGTCCGGCTCGACGTGGACGTCGACTGGGCCGAGATCACCGAGATCGTCACCGACGCCTACCGGATGGTCGCCCCGAAGAAGCTGGTGGCCCAGCTGGACGATCCGGCGCCGGCGTGA
- a CDS encoding HNH endonuclease signature motif containing protein gives MTRTFGIDTSRMSEEELLTALGDLEQQRRVLYARELAVLAELDGRGTASQKGYRDLPVLTREMLRVNPSDARQRVAHARAVVRRYGPGGMPQEPDLPEVGAAAAEGVIGPEHIETIRATIARFPQPVSLPDREHAEALLTKAAREYEPHTVTALGKEILARLDQDGNPPSEEELARPERSLDWRETRGGRLRGTFELDAETAAVLTGLIEPRAKPAGTKEEPDRRSKYQRQGDAFADVLRVAAGCPEEGPTEAGEPFTVMVTVTLEDLKHGTGYGLLHGQESYSAAQIRRMACDSYLVPAVLGSKGETLDIGQRTRTVPLAIRRALILRDRGCTFPGCRRKPKQCQAHHVIPVRHEARVCPIGGERPPALDRHSGSVKLRAA, from the coding sequence GTGACCAGGACCTTCGGCATCGACACCTCCCGCATGAGCGAGGAGGAACTCCTGACCGCGCTGGGCGACCTCGAACAGCAGCGGCGAGTGCTGTACGCCCGGGAGCTGGCGGTCCTGGCCGAGTTGGACGGGCGCGGCACCGCCAGCCAGAAGGGGTATCGCGACCTGCCGGTGTTGACGCGGGAGATGCTGCGGGTCAACCCGTCTGACGCCCGCCAACGGGTCGCGCATGCGCGGGCGGTGGTGCGGCGCTACGGACCGGGTGGGATGCCCCAGGAGCCGGACCTGCCCGAGGTCGGTGCCGCCGCGGCCGAGGGCGTGATCGGGCCGGAGCACATCGAGACCATCCGCGCCACCATCGCCCGCTTCCCGCAGCCGGTCAGCCTGCCGGACCGGGAGCATGCCGAAGCGTTGTTGACCAAGGCGGCGCGGGAGTACGAACCCCACACCGTCACCGCGCTGGGTAAAGAGATTCTGGCGCGGCTGGACCAGGACGGGAATCCACCGAGCGAGGAGGAACTGGCCCGGCCGGAACGCTCCCTGGACTGGCGCGAAACCCGCGGCGGACGACTCCGCGGCACCTTCGAGCTGGACGCCGAAACCGCCGCGGTGTTGACCGGGCTGATCGAACCCCGCGCCAAACCCGCCGGCACGAAAGAGGAGCCGGACCGGCGCAGCAAGTACCAACGCCAGGGGGACGCGTTCGCCGACGTGCTGCGCGTGGCAGCCGGATGCCCCGAAGAAGGGCCCACCGAGGCCGGGGAACCCTTCACCGTCATGGTCACGGTGACCCTGGAGGACTTGAAGCACGGCACCGGATACGGGCTCCTGCACGGGCAGGAGTCCTACTCCGCCGCCCAAATCCGCCGGATGGCCTGCGACTCCTACCTCGTGCCCGCCGTCCTGGGCAGCAAGGGCGAGACCCTCGACATCGGACAACGCACCCGCACCGTACCCCTGGCCATCCGCAGAGCCTTGATCCTGCGCGACCGCGGATGCACCTTCCCCGGCTGCCGCAGAAAACCCAAACAATGCCAAGCCCACCACGTCATCCCCGTGCGCCATGAGGCGCGTGTTTGTCCGATCGGAGGTGAGAGACCTCCGGCGCTGGACCGTCACAGTGGTTCGGTGAAGCTGAGGGCAGCCTGA
- a CDS encoding WXG100 family type VII secretion target, producing the protein MLADPTASDPVPDLLESVIGISQYLSVSYWVGEAIELVFDVHPFEWVAEQYAGDWELVQKAGIALENLGKFNAAYSDAITNELKTVANGWQGNAADSASAYFDGLAQTIQDQQDTLNAMGSEFKQSAVGMYETANAIKGLLDTLMDLVIAIGLELAAAAASSWTIIGPILSGAAAAATISKALGVWDEVLTYHTAAWNAAQGLVGLMAGYLSTLGDIEKHALPGSNYDHPGV; encoded by the coding sequence ATGTTGGCCGACCCTACCGCATCCGATCCCGTTCCGGACCTCCTGGAGAGCGTGATCGGGATCAGCCAGTATCTCAGTGTTTCCTACTGGGTCGGCGAAGCCATCGAGCTCGTCTTCGATGTGCATCCCTTCGAATGGGTCGCCGAGCAGTACGCCGGCGACTGGGAGCTGGTCCAGAAGGCCGGTATCGCGCTGGAGAATCTCGGCAAGTTCAACGCGGCCTATTCCGACGCCATCACGAACGAGTTGAAGACCGTCGCGAACGGCTGGCAGGGCAACGCCGCCGACAGCGCGAGCGCCTACTTCGACGGCCTGGCCCAGACGATCCAGGACCAGCAGGACACCCTGAACGCGATGGGCAGCGAGTTCAAGCAGAGCGCGGTCGGGATGTACGAAACGGCCAACGCGATCAAGGGCCTGCTGGACACCCTGATGGATCTGGTCATCGCGATCGGGCTCGAACTGGCCGCCGCCGCGGCGAGCAGCTGGACCATTATCGGACCCATCCTGTCCGGTGCCGCCGCGGCCGCCACGATCAGCAAGGCTCTTGGCGTCTGGGATGAGGTGCTGACGTATCACACCGCGGCATGGAACGCCGCGCAGGGACTGGTCGGGCTCATGGCGGGATACCTGAGCACGCTCGGCGACATCGAGAAGCACGCCCTTCCGGGAAGCAACTACGACCACCCGGGGGTATGA
- a CDS encoding glutathione S-transferase family protein, whose protein sequence is MAIPTDPDTGEFVRAPNHFDARITADGSSGWPVEPGRYRLVVSRACPWASRGLVVRRLLGLERVLSVAVADPIQDERSWRFTLDPGDVDPVLGIKYLGQAYYAADPDYTGGISVPAVVDIPSGKLVTNDYPQITLDLSTEWTAYHRAGAPQLYPERLREEIDEVNRGVHADVNAAVYEAGFAAKQSAYDDAYRRLFAKLDELSARLERQRYLVGDTITEADIRLFTTLVRFDAVYHGHFKCNRHKLTELPVLWAYARDLFQTPGFGDTVDFDHIKRHYYQVHENVNPTRIVPNGPVLSEWARPHGREELGGRPFGEGTPPGPPPAEETLPPQW, encoded by the coding sequence ATGGCCATCCCGACCGATCCGGACACCGGCGAGTTCGTCCGCGCTCCCAACCACTTCGATGCGCGTATCACGGCCGACGGCTCGTCCGGGTGGCCGGTGGAGCCCGGCCGCTACCGGCTGGTGGTGAGCAGGGCCTGTCCCTGGGCCAGCCGCGGTCTCGTCGTGCGCCGGCTGCTCGGCCTCGAGCGGGTCCTCTCGGTCGCGGTGGCCGACCCGATCCAGGACGAGCGGAGCTGGCGGTTCACTCTGGACCCCGGCGATGTGGACCCCGTGCTGGGCATCAAGTACCTGGGCCAGGCCTACTACGCCGCCGATCCGGACTACACCGGCGGGATCAGCGTGCCGGCCGTGGTGGACATCCCGAGCGGGAAGCTGGTCACCAACGACTACCCGCAGATCACCCTGGACCTTTCCACCGAATGGACCGCGTATCACCGTGCGGGCGCGCCCCAGCTGTACCCCGAGCGGCTACGGGAGGAGATCGACGAGGTCAACCGCGGTGTGCACGCCGATGTGAACGCCGCCGTGTACGAGGCGGGCTTCGCCGCGAAGCAGTCCGCATACGACGACGCCTACCGGCGGCTGTTCGCCAAGCTGGACGAGCTGTCCGCGCGGCTGGAGCGGCAGCGTTACCTGGTCGGCGACACCATCACCGAGGCCGACATCCGGTTGTTCACCACCCTGGTCCGGTTCGACGCGGTGTACCACGGGCACTTCAAGTGCAACCGGCACAAGCTCACCGAGCTACCGGTGCTGTGGGCCTACGCGCGGGACCTCTTCCAGACCCCCGGGTTCGGCGACACGGTCGACTTCGACCACATCAAGCGTCATTACTACCAGGTGCACGAGAACGTCAACCCGACCCGGATCGTGCCGAACGGGCCGGTGCTGTCCGAATGGGCGCGGCCGCACGGCAGGGAGGAACTCGGCGGGCGGCCGTTCGGCGAGGGCACGCCACCCGGCCCGCCGCCGGCCGAGGAGACGCTGCCGCCCCAGTGGTGA
- a CDS encoding type VII secretion target, translated as MDFKAEPGTIRKFGERMDELVADANAATTYAEDHLQITGADTRIFATVAGAASDAKAALSENYQRLAKIQQTAATELDKAAAMYQETDDAKAERLDSTYPTGE; from the coding sequence TTGGATTTCAAGGCGGAACCCGGAACCATCCGGAAGTTCGGTGAACGGATGGACGAACTGGTCGCCGACGCGAACGCGGCGACGACGTACGCCGAGGATCACCTGCAGATCACCGGCGCCGACACCCGGATATTCGCGACGGTCGCAGGCGCCGCCTCGGACGCCAAGGCCGCGCTCAGCGAGAACTACCAGCGGTTGGCCAAGATCCAGCAGACCGCGGCCACCGAGCTGGACAAGGCAGCGGCCATGTACCAGGAGACCGACGATGCCAAGGCCGAGCGCCTTGACAGCACCTACCCGACGGGCGAATGA
- a CDS encoding WS/DGAT/MGAT family O-acyltransferase has protein sequence MPLMPVTDSMFLLVETREHPMHVGGLQLFRKPEGAGPEYLSTLRQHLLEATELRDLFRRRPARPVNTLGHLAWTEDNELDLDYHFRHSALPQPGRIRELLELTSRWHSTLLDRHRPLWEIHLVEGLRDGRFALYSKVHHALLDGVSALRHLQNMLSEDPAAMDCPPPWGARGRPRSRAGRGRGSPLGALGRTAGQLAGLAPAAFKVANEAFREHTLTMPLQAPKTMLNVPIGGARRFAAQSWPLSRVRAIASAAGVSRNDVVLAMCAGALRDYLIEQRALPDTALTAMVPVSLRKPSEGLADASGNSIGALLCNLGTDIADPARRLAAIHKSMCDGKALFKQLTPLQTLLLSAINVAALGASPVPGVVNNTRPPFNIVISNVPGPRRQMYWNGAALDGVYPASVLLDGQALNITLTSNGDNLDFGITGCRRSVPHLQRILLHLDTALAELEAAIR, from the coding sequence ATGCCGTTGATGCCCGTTACGGACTCGATGTTCCTGCTGGTGGAGACCAGGGAACACCCGATGCATGTCGGCGGCCTGCAGCTGTTCCGCAAGCCGGAGGGCGCGGGCCCGGAGTACCTCAGCACGCTCCGGCAGCACCTGCTGGAGGCGACCGAGCTGCGCGACCTCTTCCGGCGCAGGCCGGCGCGGCCGGTGAACACGCTCGGGCACCTCGCCTGGACCGAGGACAACGAGCTGGACCTCGACTACCACTTCCGGCATTCGGCGCTGCCGCAGCCCGGCCGGATCAGGGAGCTGCTGGAGCTGACCTCACGCTGGCACAGCACCCTGCTCGACCGGCACCGGCCGCTGTGGGAGATCCACCTGGTGGAGGGGCTGCGGGACGGACGGTTCGCCCTCTACAGCAAGGTGCACCACGCGCTGCTGGACGGGGTGTCCGCACTGCGGCACCTGCAGAACATGCTCAGCGAGGATCCGGCCGCGATGGACTGCCCGCCGCCGTGGGGTGCCCGTGGCCGCCCGCGTTCACGCGCCGGGCGCGGGCGCGGTTCCCCGCTCGGCGCGCTCGGCCGCACCGCGGGCCAGCTGGCCGGGCTCGCCCCGGCCGCGTTCAAGGTCGCCAACGAGGCCTTCCGCGAGCACACCCTGACCATGCCGCTGCAGGCCCCGAAGACCATGCTGAACGTGCCGATCGGGGGTGCCCGGCGGTTCGCGGCGCAGTCCTGGCCGCTGAGCAGGGTACGGGCGATCGCCTCCGCGGCGGGCGTATCGCGCAACGACGTCGTGCTGGCCATGTGTGCCGGTGCGCTGCGCGACTACCTCATCGAGCAGCGCGCGCTGCCGGACACGGCGCTCACCGCGATGGTCCCGGTGTCCCTGCGCAAGCCATCCGAGGGGCTCGCCGACGCATCCGGCAACTCGATCGGCGCGCTGCTGTGCAACCTCGGCACCGACATCGCCGACCCCGCGCGGCGGCTGGCCGCCATCCACAAGTCGATGTGCGACGGCAAGGCCCTGTTCAAGCAGCTGACTCCACTTCAGACACTCCTGCTGTCGGCGATCAACGTGGCCGCGCTCGGCGCGTCCCCGGTTCCCGGGGTGGTGAACAACACCCGCCCGCCGTTCAACATCGTGATCTCGAACGTGCCCGGCCCGCGCAGGCAGATGTACTGGAACGGCGCGGCACTGGACGGGGTGTACCCGGCGTCGGTGCTACTGGACGGGCAGGCGCTGAACATCACCCTCACCAGCAACGGCGACAACCTGGACTTCGGTATCACCGGATGCCGGCGCAGCGTGCCGCACCTGCAGCGCATCCTGCTGCACCTGGACACCGCGCTGGCCGAGCTGGAGGCCGCTATCCGGTGA
- a CDS encoding SDR family NAD(P)-dependent oxidoreductase, translating into MGRLQDKVVVVFGGARGIGLATVREMLTEGAVVYSADIREPAEELALAGSAQYNTVVLDATDEEQVNRFVEDVVDTRGRVDVLFNNVGTHLGKPLAETTLAEFDQVFALNVRTAFLGTRAVLPHMIGRRSGSIITTSSNGGVMGRPGDPVYNASKHALVGLMRSVAVAHAQQGIRANTVNPGAIDTDMLRGTLSSPEEFEGKRHQLVASTPAARVGEAWEVAKAVVFLASDEAKFVNGVALPIDGAKSAGALPAARYSLDFELGAG; encoded by the coding sequence ATGGGCCGGTTACAGGACAAGGTCGTGGTGGTGTTCGGCGGCGCGCGGGGCATCGGGCTGGCCACGGTGCGCGAGATGCTCACCGAGGGCGCCGTGGTGTATTCCGCGGATATCCGGGAGCCAGCCGAGGAGCTGGCGCTGGCGGGCAGCGCGCAGTACAACACCGTCGTGCTGGACGCGACCGACGAGGAGCAGGTGAACCGGTTCGTCGAGGACGTGGTGGACACCAGGGGCCGGGTCGACGTGCTGTTCAACAACGTCGGCACCCATCTCGGCAAGCCGCTGGCCGAGACCACCCTCGCGGAGTTCGACCAGGTGTTCGCGCTGAACGTGCGCACCGCCTTCCTCGGCACCCGCGCGGTGCTGCCGCACATGATTGGCAGGCGCTCCGGCAGCATCATCACCACCTCCTCCAACGGCGGGGTGATGGGCAGGCCGGGTGACCCGGTGTACAACGCGAGCAAGCACGCGCTGGTCGGGCTGATGCGCTCGGTCGCGGTGGCGCACGCGCAGCAGGGCATCCGCGCCAACACGGTGAACCCCGGCGCCATCGACACCGACATGCTGCGCGGCACGCTGAGCTCGCCGGAGGAGTTCGAAGGCAAACGGCACCAGCTGGTGGCGAGTACCCCGGCCGCACGGGTCGGCGAGGCATGGGAGGTCGCCAAGGCGGTGGTGTTCCTTGCCAGCGACGAGGCGAAGTTCGTCAACGGGGTGGCCCTGCCGATCGACGGCGCCAAGTCGGCCGGCGCCCTGCCCGCCGCGCGCTACAGCCTGGACTTCGAGCTCGGAGCGGGATGA